The sequence GGCGCCCGACGCCTCCTATGACTGGGGCACGCTGGTGGCCTCGACGCTCGACGCCGCCTCGCTGGCCTCGCCGAAGATCGCCACCGCCGGCAGCGAGGCCGCCTACCAGGCGGTCTATGACGCGCTGCTGTCCGACCTCGACCCCTATTCCCGCTACGTCAACCCGGACCGCGCCCGCGACGACCGCGCCCAGCGCGACGGCTACACCGGCGTCGGCATCGCCCTCAGCCAGGACGACAAGGGCCGGCCGGTGATCGGCGACGTGTTCCCGGACACGCCGGCCGCCCGCGCCAACCTGCTGAAGGGCTCGCTGATCGTCGCCGTCGACGGCGTGTCGGTGGAGGATGCCAAGGTCGACGAGATCGCCGACCTGATGCGCGGGCCCGTCGACACCAAGGTCGACCTGACCGTGCGCGAGCCCAAGGGCACCAGCCGCACCGTCACCATGACCCGCGAGAAGGTGATCGAGAACATGGTGCGCAGCGAGGTGCGCGACAACGTCATCATCGTCAAGCTGCTGCGCTACAACACCACCGCCGCCTCCGCCGTGCGCAACGCCGTGACCGGCCTGCTGCGCGGCCTCAACGGCCGGGCCCGCGGCATCATCCTCGACCTGCGCGGCAACCCGGGCGGCCTGCTCGACCAGTCGGTGGCGCTGGCCGACATGTTCATGGACAACGGCCAGATCGTCTCGACCCGCGGCCGCAACCCGGACAGTGACCAGAGCTTCTCCGCACGCAACGGCGATATTTCGAGCCATCTGCCGCTCGCCGTCCTGGTGGACGGCCACTCCGCCTCGGCGGCCGAGGTCACCGCCGCGGCGCTGCAGGATGCCGACCGGGCGATCCTGATCGGCTCGACCTCCTTCGGCAAGGGCAGCGTCCAGACCGTGACCCGGCTGCCGAACGACGGCGAGCTGTTCCTGACCTGGAGCCGGATCTATGCGCCCTCCGGCTACACCTGGCATCGCCAGGGCATCCTGCCGACCGTCTGCACCAGCGGCAACGGGACCGACGCCAAGGCGATGATCCAGGCCTTCCGCGCCGGCCAGCTGCCGAGCCTGGCCGATGCGGCGGCGGATCGCTTCCGGGCACCGGACGACGACACGGCGCTGCGCCGCGTGCGCGCCGCCTGCCCCTGGCAGGTGCACGACGCCGATCTCGACGTCCAGGTGGCGATCGGCCTGCTGAGCGATCCGGCCCTGTACGCCCAGGCCCTGGGCTCACAGGACCGCGGCACCGTCGCCGCCCACGCGCCGTAGGGCCGGGCATCGCCGCACTTGACTCGCGCGCGGCGGACGCTATGGTGCGCGCTTCCCGGCCCGTGATGCGGCGCCGAGCAGAGTGATATTGGGACCAGCATCATGGCCAAGCCGAGCACCATCAAGATCCGCCTGAACAGCACCGCGGACACCGGTTTCTTCTACGTCACCAAGAAGAACCCGAAGACCCAGACCGAGAAGCTGACGCTGCGCAAGTACGACCCGGTCGTGCGCAAGCACGTCGAGTTCAAGGAAGGCAAGATCAAGTAAGCGTCGCCGCCCGGTCGGCCGACCGGGCGCCGCTTCCCTGCTTGCCCGACC comes from Inquilinus sp. Marseille-Q2685 and encodes:
- a CDS encoding S41 family peptidase encodes the protein MAAVVAALLVLSGCLSSAPESPAPQAAAQAREGGHFADPSVFTVGFDRIQEVYLVKEDFGKLALDGLNGLSKLDDGLSARRDGGRVQLIRAGHVVGDFDSPAPDASYDWGTLVASTLDAASLASPKIATAGSEAAYQAVYDALLSDLDPYSRYVNPDRARDDRAQRDGYTGVGIALSQDDKGRPVIGDVFPDTPAARANLLKGSLIVAVDGVSVEDAKVDEIADLMRGPVDTKVDLTVREPKGTSRTVTMTREKVIENMVRSEVRDNVIIVKLLRYNTTAASAVRNAVTGLLRGLNGRARGIILDLRGNPGGLLDQSVALADMFMDNGQIVSTRGRNPDSDQSFSARNGDISSHLPLAVLVDGHSASAAEVTAAALQDADRAILIGSTSFGKGSVQTVTRLPNDGELFLTWSRIYAPSGYTWHRQGILPTVCTSGNGTDAKAMIQAFRAGQLPSLADAAADRFRAPDDDTALRRVRAACPWQVHDADLDVQVAIGLLSDPALYAQALGSQDRGTVAAHAP
- the rpmG gene encoding 50S ribosomal protein L33; amino-acid sequence: MAKPSTIKIRLNSTADTGFFYVTKKNPKTQTEKLTLRKYDPVVRKHVEFKEGKIK